The proteins below are encoded in one region of Buttiauxella gaviniae:
- the nirB gene encoding nitrite reductase large subunit NirB: protein MKTRRLIIIGNGMAALRLVEQIVARGDARFAITLFGDEPALSYNRILLSPVLAGEKPACATQLHDAAWYRSHGIALFTGEAVLDVDTQRQTVRSDKRTLEYDDLVFATGSLPFIPPIDGHTQPHVRGFRTLADVDGILNGEGDAVVLGGGLLGVEAAAALRARNIPVTLVHRQPWLMDIQLNPQAGNLLEQHLAERGILCLLNCGIERINADSVVLSNGDVLPAGRVIIATGVKPNISLAQRAGLTCQRGIAVDPQLCSSAPHVSALGECCEIDGQTWGLVAPCLQQADVLAARLCGSPAADFRYQDRGTRLKVSGIPLFSLGDVNPHPDTRAITAFDPLSKHYRCLYLRGTRLVGALLMGDISPANALTDLLLSAAPVTPDALFDEYTSDEQPLAAGNDDMTKATLVVVGHGMVGHHFLEQCVALQLHKSYHIVVFGEERHPAYDRVHLSEYFAGRSAQSLSMVQGDFFEENDIELRCNSKIVAIDRQQRLVRDSDGRETHWDKLVLATGSFPFVPPVPGNDLAGCFVYRTLDDLDAIAGRARSAKRGVVIGGGLLGLEAANALKQLGLETHVVEFAANLMAVQLDNAGAAMLRAKISDIGVQVHTSKATTAITYDNGLQLNFADGDTLSTDLIVFSAGIRPQDALAKTGDLVLGERGGIVINDRCQTSDASIFAIGECALWEGKIFGLVAPGYQMARVAAATLGGQESAFRGADMSTKLKLLGVEVASFGDAHGRTPGSQSYQWTNGPQQIYKKIVVSADNKTLLGGVLVGDSQEYATLLQMMLNGMALPAQPESLILPASVGGAPKGLGVAALPDTAQICSCHNVSKADICAAVSNGAGELGAIKACTKAATGCGGCSALVKQVMEYQLQAQGVEVKKDICEHFPYSRQEIYHLVRVNHIHSFEQLIARYGRGHGCEICKPLAASVLASCWNEYLLKPAHLPLQDTNDRYFANIQKDGTYSIVPRVPAGEITPDGLIAIGQVAKRYRLYSKITGGQRIDLFGARLEELPVIWEELVAAGFETGHAYGKSLRTVKSCVGSTWCRYGVQDSTGLAIELENRYKGLRSPHKIKMAVSGCTRECAEAQSKDIGVIATDKGWNLYVCGNGGMKPRHADLFASDLDLETLIRTIDCLLMFYIRTADRLQRTSTWMDNLEGGIAYLREVILNDSLGLTDELEKEMASVVETYQCEWQTTLNSPDRLALFRSYVNSDRPDEAVQRLPLRGQLQPVNDVIHLPAVTSAKPWQAVCDISAIPAQAGIGARLGDLQIALFRFGDAIYALDNLEPGSDANVLSRGIVGDASGEPIVISPLYKHRIRLRDGRTQDGEQAVRAWPVKVEQGTVWVGNQALIVRAEAS from the coding sequence ATGAAAACGCGGCGTCTGATTATTATCGGCAACGGCATGGCGGCTCTTCGGCTGGTGGAGCAGATAGTCGCCCGGGGTGATGCGCGTTTTGCTATCACGCTATTCGGTGACGAACCCGCGCTTAGCTACAACCGTATTTTGCTCTCGCCTGTGCTGGCGGGGGAAAAGCCCGCGTGTGCCACGCAGTTACACGATGCGGCCTGGTATCGTTCGCACGGTATTGCACTATTCACCGGCGAAGCGGTGCTTGATGTAGACACCCAACGTCAGACCGTGCGCTCGGATAAACGCACGCTGGAATATGACGACCTGGTTTTTGCCACAGGCTCGCTGCCGTTTATCCCGCCGATTGACGGGCATACGCAGCCTCACGTTCGCGGTTTTCGCACCCTGGCCGATGTCGACGGCATTCTGAATGGCGAAGGCGATGCGGTGGTGCTCGGCGGCGGTTTGCTCGGCGTGGAAGCGGCGGCGGCGCTGCGCGCGCGCAATATTCCCGTCACGCTGGTGCATCGCCAGCCGTGGCTGATGGACATTCAGCTTAACCCCCAGGCAGGCAACCTGCTTGAGCAGCATCTTGCAGAACGCGGTATTCTCTGCCTGCTCAATTGCGGCATCGAGCGCATTAACGCGGATAGCGTTGTGCTGAGTAATGGCGACGTTTTGCCCGCCGGACGCGTGATTATTGCCACCGGCGTGAAACCCAATATTTCTCTCGCCCAACGAGCGGGGCTTACCTGCCAGCGCGGGATTGCCGTAGACCCGCAGCTTTGCAGCTCCGCGCCGCATGTGAGCGCGCTGGGTGAATGCTGTGAAATCGACGGGCAGACGTGGGGGCTGGTGGCTCCGTGCCTGCAACAGGCGGATGTTCTGGCGGCGCGCCTGTGTGGCTCCCCGGCGGCAGACTTTCGTTACCAGGACCGCGGCACGCGTCTGAAAGTGAGCGGCATTCCGCTTTTTTCACTGGGCGATGTTAATCCACACCCGGACACCCGCGCCATTACCGCCTTTGACCCTCTCTCAAAGCATTACCGCTGCCTCTATTTGCGTGGCACTCGGCTGGTTGGGGCGTTGCTGATGGGCGATATTTCGCCTGCCAATGCGCTAACCGACCTTTTACTCAGTGCGGCACCGGTTACGCCTGACGCGCTGTTCGATGAGTACACTTCAGATGAGCAGCCGTTGGCTGCCGGAAACGATGACATGACAAAAGCAACCCTGGTAGTAGTCGGGCACGGCATGGTCGGACACCACTTTCTGGAGCAGTGCGTGGCGCTGCAACTGCATAAAAGTTATCACATTGTGGTGTTCGGTGAAGAGCGTCATCCGGCGTACGATCGCGTGCACCTTTCGGAGTATTTTGCCGGGCGCAGCGCACAATCGCTCTCAATGGTGCAGGGGGATTTCTTTGAAGAAAATGACATCGAACTGCGCTGTAACAGCAAAATCGTGGCGATCGACCGCCAGCAGCGCCTCGTGCGCGACAGCGACGGGCGTGAAACCCACTGGGACAAACTGGTGCTGGCGACAGGTTCATTCCCGTTTGTGCCGCCCGTACCGGGCAATGACCTGGCGGGCTGCTTTGTTTACCGCACGCTTGACGATCTGGATGCCATTGCCGGCCGCGCCCGCAGCGCGAAACGTGGCGTGGTGATTGGCGGCGGTCTGTTAGGGCTTGAAGCGGCCAATGCGCTTAAACAGCTTGGGCTGGAAACGCATGTAGTGGAATTTGCGGCGAACTTAATGGCGGTGCAGCTCGATAACGCCGGAGCCGCCATGCTGCGGGCCAAAATTAGCGATATCGGCGTTCAGGTTCATACCAGCAAAGCCACCACGGCGATTACTTACGATAACGGTTTACAGCTTAATTTCGCCGATGGCGACACACTCAGCACCGACTTAATCGTTTTTTCCGCCGGGATCCGCCCGCAGGATGCGCTTGCCAAAACGGGCGATCTGGTGCTCGGTGAGCGCGGCGGGATTGTGATTAACGATCGTTGCCAAACCAGCGATGCATCTATTTTCGCCATCGGGGAGTGCGCCCTGTGGGAAGGGAAAATTTTTGGCCTGGTCGCTCCGGGTTATCAAATGGCACGCGTGGCGGCGGCCACGCTCGGCGGGCAGGAATCCGCGTTTCGTGGCGCAGATATGAGCACCAAACTGAAACTGCTCGGGGTCGAAGTGGCCTCTTTTGGTGACGCGCACGGTCGCACCCCGGGCAGCCAGAGCTATCAATGGACCAACGGCCCGCAGCAAATCTACAAAAAAATTGTGGTTTCCGCCGATAACAAAACGCTGCTCGGTGGCGTGCTGGTGGGGGATAGCCAGGAATATGCCACGCTCCTGCAAATGATGCTTAACGGTATGGCGTTGCCCGCACAGCCAGAAAGCCTGATTTTACCCGCAAGCGTAGGTGGTGCACCGAAAGGGCTGGGCGTAGCGGCCTTGCCGGACACCGCACAAATTTGCTCATGCCATAACGTCAGCAAAGCGGATATTTGCGCGGCGGTGAGCAACGGCGCGGGAGAGTTGGGGGCGATTAAAGCCTGCACCAAAGCGGCGACCGGCTGTGGTGGATGTTCGGCGCTGGTGAAACAGGTGATGGAATACCAGTTGCAGGCGCAGGGTGTTGAGGTGAAAAAGGATATTTGCGAACACTTCCCGTACTCGCGCCAGGAGATTTACCACCTCGTTCGCGTTAACCACATCCACAGTTTTGAACAACTGATTGCCCGCTATGGGCGAGGGCACGGCTGCGAAATATGTAAACCGCTGGCGGCATCGGTGCTGGCGTCGTGCTGGAATGAATACTTGCTCAAACCGGCGCACTTGCCGCTTCAGGACACCAACGATCGCTACTTCGCCAATATTCAGAAAGACGGCACCTATTCCATTGTGCCGCGCGTTCCCGCCGGAGAAATCACACCGGACGGTCTGATTGCCATCGGGCAGGTGGCAAAACGCTACCGGCTATACAGCAAAATTACCGGCGGGCAGCGCATCGATCTCTTTGGCGCTCGCCTTGAAGAACTCCCGGTGATTTGGGAGGAGTTGGTCGCCGCAGGGTTTGAAACAGGCCATGCCTACGGCAAGTCGTTGCGTACCGTGAAATCCTGCGTCGGTTCAACCTGGTGCCGCTACGGCGTGCAGGATTCAACGGGGTTGGCGATTGAGCTGGAGAACCGTTACAAGGGCCTGCGTTCCCCGCACAAAATCAAGATGGCGGTGTCCGGCTGCACCCGTGAATGCGCTGAAGCGCAGAGCAAAGACATCGGCGTGATTGCGACCGATAAAGGCTGGAATCTCTACGTTTGCGGCAACGGCGGGATGAAACCGCGTCACGCGGATTTGTTCGCAAGCGATCTCGACCTTGAAACGCTGATCCGCACCATCGACTGTTTGCTGATGTTTTACATCCGTACCGCCGACCGTTTGCAGCGCACCAGTACCTGGATGGATAACCTCGAAGGCGGCATTGCTTATCTGCGCGAAGTGATTTTAAACGACAGCCTTGGGCTTACTGACGAGCTGGAAAAAGAGATGGCGAGCGTAGTGGAAACTTACCAGTGCGAGTGGCAAACCACGCTCAATAGCCCGGACCGCCTGGCGCTCTTCCGCTCATACGTTAACAGCGATCGGCCGGATGAAGCCGTACAGCGCCTGCCGCTGCGCGGGCAGTTACAGCCGGTGAACGATGTTATTCATCTCCCGGCCGTTACGTCTGCTAAACCGTGGCAGGCGGTGTGCGATATCAGCGCGATCCCGGCGCAGGCGGGCATTGGTGCCCGTCTGGGGGATCTGCAAATTGCGCTGTTCCGCTTTGGGGATGCGATTTACGCGCTGGATAATCTTGAACCGGGCAGCGATGCCAACGTGCTGTCGCGCGGCATCGTCGGTGACGCCTCCGGTGAGCCCATCGTTATTTCTCCGCTCTACAAACACCGCATTCGCCTGCGCGACGGGCGCACTCAGGACGGTGAGCAGGCGGTACGTGCCTGGCCGGTAAAAGTGGAGCAGGGCACCGTTTGGGTGGGGAACCAGGCGCTGATTGTGCGTGCGGAGGCATCATGA
- a CDS encoding ABC transporter ATP-binding protein, which yields MKKIIQVQNVSQRFSTASGEFLALSNVSFDIAEGETISLIGHSGCGKSTLLNLIAGITLPTEGGLLCDNREIAGPGPERAVVFQNHSLLPWMTCFENVALAVDQVFRRSMNRAERREWIIHNLERVQMGHAINKRPGEISGGMKQRIGIARALAMKPKVLLMDEPFGALDALTRAHLQDAVMHIQQELRTTIVLITHDVDEAVLLSDRVLMMTNGPAATVGETLQVDLPRPRHRVELAEDSRYHHLRQQVLRFLYEKQPKAA from the coding sequence ATGAAAAAAATTATCCAGGTTCAAAATGTCAGCCAACGTTTTTCAACCGCCAGCGGCGAGTTTTTAGCCCTGAGCAACGTCAGTTTCGACATCGCCGAAGGGGAGACCATCAGCCTGATTGGGCATTCGGGCTGCGGAAAATCAACCCTGCTCAACCTGATTGCCGGCATCACTTTGCCTACCGAAGGCGGATTGTTATGCGACAACCGAGAAATTGCGGGGCCTGGGCCCGAGCGCGCGGTGGTATTCCAGAACCATTCGCTCCTGCCGTGGATGACCTGTTTTGAAAACGTTGCTCTGGCGGTGGATCAAGTATTCCGCCGCAGCATGAACCGCGCCGAGCGTCGGGAATGGATTATTCATAACCTCGAGCGAGTGCAGATGGGGCACGCCATCAACAAGCGTCCCGGCGAGATTTCCGGGGGTATGAAACAACGCATAGGTATTGCCCGTGCGCTGGCGATGAAACCGAAAGTGCTGCTGATGGACGAACCGTTCGGCGCGCTCGATGCCCTGACGCGTGCCCATTTGCAGGATGCGGTGATGCACATTCAGCAGGAATTGCGCACCACCATCGTGCTTATCACCCATGACGTAGACGAAGCCGTGCTGCTTTCTGACCGCGTGCTAATGATGACCAACGGCCCTGCGGCGACGGTTGGCGAAACGCTGCAGGTGGATTTACCGCGCCCGCGCCATCGCGTTGAACTCGCAGAAGATAGCCGTTATCACCATCTGCGCCAGCAGGTGCTGCGTTTCCTGTATGAAAAGCAGCCTAAGGCTGCCTGA
- the ntrB gene encoding nitrate ABC transporter permease — MNQLAHKPPEQALNAAAGEVIVLPPVTVRRRKPQWRTFCLNLFQRLIPATLGMGLLVVAWQIAAINSKGFPTPLSTLESAITLFSDPFYNAGPNDQGIGWNILASLQRVAIGFGLAAIVGIPAGFLIGRFTFLARMFNPIIALLRPVSPLAWLPIGLLLFQKAEPASSWTIFICSIWPMVINTAEGVKRIPEDYLNVARVLKLSEWTVMRRILFPAVLPAVLTGVRLSIGIAWLVIVAAEMLTGGLGIGFWIWNEWNNLNVENILIAIVIIGVVGLLLEQGLMLLARRFSWEK, encoded by the coding sequence ATGAACCAACTTGCACATAAACCACCCGAGCAGGCACTGAATGCAGCGGCAGGGGAAGTAATCGTGCTTCCACCCGTTACCGTTCGTCGCCGTAAACCGCAGTGGCGCACGTTTTGCCTGAATCTGTTTCAGCGCCTGATCCCCGCCACGCTCGGTATGGGCTTGCTGGTGGTGGCGTGGCAAATCGCCGCCATCAACAGCAAAGGTTTTCCGACGCCGCTGAGTACGCTGGAATCTGCCATTACGTTATTTTCCGACCCGTTTTATAACGCCGGGCCGAATGACCAGGGGATTGGCTGGAACATTCTGGCTTCACTCCAGCGCGTGGCTATCGGCTTCGGTCTGGCGGCTATCGTCGGTATTCCAGCGGGCTTCCTGATAGGCCGCTTTACCTTCCTCGCCCGCATGTTTAACCCGATTATCGCGCTGCTGCGCCCCGTGAGTCCGCTTGCATGGCTGCCCATCGGCCTGCTGCTTTTCCAAAAAGCGGAACCCGCCTCAAGCTGGACGATTTTCATCTGCTCTATCTGGCCGATGGTGATTAACACCGCCGAAGGGGTGAAGCGTATTCCGGAGGACTACCTCAACGTGGCGCGAGTGCTGAAGCTTTCCGAATGGACGGTGATGCGGCGCATTTTATTCCCGGCGGTCCTGCCTGCGGTGTTAACCGGCGTGCGGCTTTCCATCGGCATTGCATGGCTGGTGATTGTCGCCGCCGAAATGCTGACCGGCGGCCTGGGGATTGGGTTCTGGATCTGGAATGAGTGGAACAACCTAAACGTCGAAAACATTCTTATCGCGATTGTGATCATCGGTGTCGTCGGGCTGCTGCTTGAGCAGGGCTTAATGCTGCTGGCACGCCGCTTTAGCTGGGAAAAATAA
- a CDS encoding CmpA/NrtA family ABC transporter substrate-binding protein — MTNKPITLSRRRFLQAGAALGGTYLLPRMMNSVWAAGSDKPEQSTVKVGFIPLTDCASVVMASVKGFDKKYGISIVPSKEASWAAVRDKMVSGELDAAHVLYGLIYGLEMGIAGKQQAMANLMTLNNNGQAITLSSELGKQGVTDAQSLKKLVASKEPGSFTFAHTFPTGTHAMWLYYWLAQAGINPFTDVRTVVVPPPQMVMNMRIGNMQGFCVGEPWNQRAISDGIGFTAATSQSIWPNHPEKILGTRSAWVEQNPNTARALVAAILEASRWIDASDDNRRETASVLAGRAYLNTKADYLTGRMLGQYDNGIGKKWRDDHAMHFFRDGEVTFPWLSDGMWFLTQHRRWGLLETDPDYLAIAKRINRIDIYQQAAAAVGNISVPASPMRTSTLMDGSTWNGSDPAAYAASFAINKR; from the coding sequence ATGACCAACAAACCTATAACCCTCTCGCGCCGCCGATTTCTTCAGGCTGGCGCGGCCTTAGGTGGAACATATTTACTCCCAAGGATGATGAATTCTGTCTGGGCGGCAGGTAGCGATAAGCCCGAACAGAGCACGGTTAAAGTCGGATTCATCCCGCTCACCGATTGCGCATCTGTCGTGATGGCCTCCGTCAAAGGCTTCGATAAAAAGTACGGCATCTCAATTGTACCGAGCAAAGAGGCGAGCTGGGCTGCGGTGCGCGACAAAATGGTTTCCGGCGAACTGGACGCCGCACACGTTTTGTACGGCCTGATCTATGGCCTGGAAATGGGTATAGCCGGAAAGCAGCAGGCGATGGCGAACCTGATGACGCTCAACAACAACGGCCAGGCGATTACGCTTTCCTCCGAACTGGGAAAGCAGGGCGTCACCGATGCGCAGAGCCTGAAAAAACTTGTGGCAAGCAAAGAGCCAGGAAGTTTCACCTTCGCGCATACCTTCCCGACGGGCACCCATGCGATGTGGCTTTATTACTGGCTGGCGCAGGCGGGAATCAACCCCTTTACCGATGTGCGCACCGTTGTCGTTCCACCGCCGCAAATGGTGATGAACATGCGGATTGGCAATATGCAGGGCTTTTGCGTCGGCGAGCCGTGGAACCAGCGTGCGATCAGCGATGGCATCGGCTTCACGGCGGCCACATCGCAATCTATCTGGCCTAATCATCCGGAAAAAATTCTCGGCACCCGCAGCGCCTGGGTTGAACAAAACCCCAACACCGCACGCGCTTTGGTGGCGGCCATTCTTGAGGCTTCGCGTTGGATTGATGCCAGCGACGACAACCGCCGCGAAACCGCCAGTGTTCTCGCGGGGCGGGCTTATCTCAACACCAAAGCTGATTACCTGACCGGGCGCATGCTCGGGCAGTACGACAACGGTATCGGCAAAAAATGGCGCGACGATCATGCCATGCATTTTTTCCGCGACGGCGAAGTGACCTTCCCGTGGCTTTCCGACGGCATGTGGTTCCTGACGCAGCACCGCCGTTGGGGCCTGCTTGAAACCGACCCTGACTACCTTGCCATCGCCAAACGCATCAACCGAATCGACATCTACCAACAGGCTGCCGCCGCCGTAGGCAATATTTCCGTGCCTGCCAGCCCAATGCGCACCAGCACTTTGATGGATGGCAGCACCTGGAACGGCAGTGATCCTGCCGCCTACGCCGCAAGTTTCGCCATTAATAAACGCTAA
- a CDS encoding nitrate- and nitrite sensing domain-containing protein has product MKATARDFYLAARTRGREQLQDILQIGQLTGRIARLAHMLQRERGASNIWLCSSGRLFAAERRLCIEQVDDELALFQQAIAEPEYLPGSALLVSLACALHYLERLPALRAEISERQITPLNAMEQFNTGLRHLLSIVPETSNVVEDAGVARALTALFCFMQGKELAGQERAIGAEGFTQGEFSEALRQQLVDRIDSQQHCFDAFCGMIDEPLRQRYQAHCEPSREMEQLRRLACTRLTRDGDEPQRVLRWFALLTTRIDALKEVEEALIDAVMAQAQQALGQVLQQTALNESDMTRWVLGHGGKGSERYLDRHLLPLVRQQAQQLETMAQQLASLQASLEERKVIDQAKALLIRHQGYSEEQAWQTLRKMAMNQNKRMVEVASAMVSVADIWQLPTKG; this is encoded by the coding sequence ATGAAGGCCACCGCACGCGACTTTTATCTTGCGGCTCGAACCCGTGGACGTGAGCAGTTGCAGGATATTCTGCAAATCGGGCAGCTCACCGGGCGAATAGCCAGGCTCGCGCACATGCTACAACGCGAGCGCGGGGCTTCCAACATTTGGCTCTGTTCGTCGGGCCGCCTGTTTGCCGCTGAGCGCAGGCTTTGTATTGAGCAAGTGGATGATGAACTCGCCCTTTTTCAGCAGGCGATTGCCGAACCTGAATACCTGCCGGGCAGCGCGCTGCTGGTAAGCCTTGCCTGTGCGCTGCATTATCTGGAGCGTTTACCGGCTCTTCGGGCAGAAATTAGCGAACGGCAAATCACACCGCTGAACGCAATGGAGCAATTCAACACCGGGCTGCGGCATCTGCTGAGCATTGTCCCGGAAACCAGCAACGTGGTTGAAGACGCAGGCGTTGCGCGTGCGCTGACGGCGCTTTTTTGCTTCATGCAGGGTAAAGAGCTGGCCGGACAGGAGCGGGCGATTGGTGCCGAGGGCTTTACCCAAGGGGAGTTCAGCGAAGCGCTGCGCCAGCAACTGGTCGACAGAATCGACAGCCAGCAGCACTGCTTTGATGCGTTTTGCGGCATGATTGATGAGCCGCTGCGTCAGCGCTATCAGGCGCACTGCGAACCGAGCCGCGAAATGGAACAGCTCAGGCGGCTTGCCTGCACACGTCTGACCCGCGATGGCGATGAACCGCAGCGGGTGTTGCGTTGGTTTGCACTGTTAACCACGCGCATTGATGCCCTAAAAGAGGTGGAAGAGGCGTTAATTGATGCGGTGATGGCTCAGGCACAACAGGCGTTAGGCCAGGTTTTGCAGCAAACCGCGCTCAATGAAAGCGACATGACTCGTTGGGTTTTGGGGCATGGGGGCAAAGGGAGCGAGCGCTACCTCGACCGCCATCTCCTCCCGCTGGTGCGCCAGCAGGCCCAGCAACTTGAAACCATGGCCCAGCAGTTAGCCTCGCTTCAGGCCTCGCTTGAGGAGCGTAAAGTTATCGATCAGGCCAAAGCGTTGCTCATACGCCATCAGGGTTACAGCGAAGAGCAGGCCTGGCAAACGCTGCGCAAAATGGCAATGAACCAGAACAAGCGCATGGTTGAAGTGGCAAGCGCCATGGTTTCCGTAGCCGACATCTGGCAGTTACCCACTAAGGGGTAG
- a CDS encoding DsrE/DsrF/TusD sulfur relay family protein: MQKIVIIANGAAYGSESLFNSLRLGIALCEQEPQPEVKLFLMSDAVTAGLRGQKPAEGYNIQQMLEILTAQNVPVKLCKTCTDGRGITALPLVDGVEIGTLMELAAWTLSADKVLTF, encoded by the coding sequence ATGCAGAAGATTGTCATTATCGCTAACGGGGCTGCCTATGGCAGCGAATCACTGTTTAACAGCCTGCGTCTTGGGATTGCGCTCTGTGAGCAAGAGCCACAGCCGGAAGTGAAGTTGTTTTTAATGTCTGATGCCGTGACTGCTGGTTTGCGCGGCCAGAAACCGGCTGAGGGGTATAACATCCAGCAGATGCTTGAGATCCTGACGGCGCAAAATGTGCCGGTGAAATTGTGCAAAACCTGTACCGACGGACGCGGCATTACCGCGCTGCCGCTCGTAGACGGCGTAGAGATTGGCACCCTGATGGAATTAGCCGCGTGGACGCTTAGCGCAGACAAGGTGTTAACCTTCTAA
- a CDS encoding DMSO/selenate family reductase complex A subunit: MTEQYKDESSGISRRHFVKATSALVATPLFYHAAARACTHHTAPTEGVSPNNERVVPTCSTFDCGGKCDIRAHVADGVVTRITTRPDDELDLDMPIMRACVRGRSYRKFVYHPDRLKYPMKRVGKRGEGKFERISWDEATTLIADNLKRITAKYGPASRYVHVGTAVSGGTFSGDAMVRRLLNLTGGYLPYYHSVSMGNTAAATPYTYGVAASGSSLDTLLDTKLVILWGHNTTETIFGHSNHYFQQMKNNGTRFIVVDPRYSDTASSLADQWIPLRPSTDNALMDAMMYVIVSENLHDKAFIDRYAIGFDEDTMPEGVPANESLVAYLMGAKDGIKKTPEWAEPITHVPAQTIRQLARDYANTKPAALIQGWGPQRHNCGERTARGSTLLATITGNVGVKGGWAAGYGGIGNRKFTTGPDMPDNPVPAKISVMNWVQAADDASKVTPQDGLTGAEKLTSNIRILFSLAGNYLANQNPDINHTIKVLEDESKIEFIVASDLYLTPSARYADLLLPESSFMERWNIGETWGTGNYLLLSEKLIDSPFEARSDYEWLREVAAKLGVEKAFSQGRDEKAWIEHIWEASRKALPDENLPSFADLQIQRRHLFKSKPYVAFEDNIRDPQNHPFATPSGKIEIFSKRLYDMQHPEIPALSHYVPAHEGPEDVLATKYPLQLITWKGKNRANSTQYANPWLQEVQTQKLWINPLDAEKRGIAQGDSVRIHNDRGISMVPAEVTQRIMPGVVAMQAGAWWQPDANGVDHGGCANVLSSSRITALAKGNSHQTMLVEVAKA; this comes from the coding sequence ATGACCGAACAATACAAGGATGAGTCGTCGGGGATCTCTCGTCGACATTTTGTCAAAGCCACCTCGGCCCTGGTTGCCACCCCACTTTTTTATCACGCAGCCGCGCGTGCCTGCACGCACCATACCGCGCCCACGGAAGGCGTCTCCCCGAATAATGAACGCGTAGTGCCAACCTGTAGCACCTTCGACTGCGGGGGCAAATGCGATATTCGCGCGCACGTGGCAGATGGCGTAGTTACCCGCATCACCACCCGCCCGGACGATGAACTGGATCTGGATATGCCGATTATGCGTGCCTGCGTGCGTGGGCGTAGCTATCGCAAATTTGTTTATCACCCGGACCGCCTGAAGTACCCGATGAAGCGCGTTGGCAAACGCGGCGAAGGCAAATTCGAGCGCATCAGTTGGGATGAAGCAACAACGCTTATCGCCGATAACCTCAAGCGCATCACAGCGAAATACGGCCCGGCATCGCGTTATGTGCATGTCGGCACCGCCGTCAGCGGCGGTACCTTTTCCGGGGATGCGATGGTGCGCCGCCTGCTGAATTTGACCGGCGGATACCTGCCCTATTATCACTCCGTGAGTATGGGCAACACCGCAGCGGCAACACCTTATACCTACGGCGTGGCGGCGAGCGGCAGCAGCCTGGATACGCTACTCGATACCAAACTGGTGATCCTCTGGGGCCATAACACCACCGAAACCATTTTCGGCCACAGCAACCACTACTTCCAGCAAATGAAGAACAACGGCACGCGTTTTATCGTGGTTGACCCGCGTTATTCAGACACCGCCTCGTCCCTTGCGGATCAGTGGATCCCACTGCGCCCGTCAACGGATAACGCGCTGATGGACGCTATGATGTACGTCATCGTCAGCGAAAACCTGCACGATAAAGCGTTTATCGACCGCTACGCGATTGGCTTTGATGAAGACACCATGCCGGAAGGCGTGCCCGCCAACGAATCTTTAGTGGCTTATCTGATGGGGGCGAAAGACGGCATTAAGAAGACGCCGGAATGGGCGGAGCCTATCACGCACGTCCCGGCGCAGACCATCCGCCAGCTTGCGCGCGATTATGCCAACACCAAGCCTGCGGCGCTGATCCAGGGCTGGGGCCCGCAGCGTCATAACTGCGGCGAACGCACGGCAAGAGGCTCAACATTGCTGGCCACTATTACCGGTAATGTGGGGGTGAAAGGCGGCTGGGCGGCGGGTTATGGCGGCATCGGCAACCGTAAATTCACCACCGGGCCGGATATGCCGGATAACCCTGTCCCCGCGAAAATCTCGGTGATGAACTGGGTTCAGGCCGCCGATGATGCCAGCAAAGTCACCCCGCAGGATGGGCTGACGGGGGCTGAGAAGCTCACCAGCAATATCCGCATCCTGTTCTCGCTGGCGGGGAACTATCTGGCGAACCAGAATCCGGACATTAATCACACCATCAAGGTGCTGGAAGACGAATCAAAAATTGAGTTTATCGTTGCAAGCGATCTGTACCTGACGCCGAGCGCCCGCTATGCCGACCTGCTGCTGCCCGAGAGTAGTTTCATGGAACGCTGGAATATCGGGGAAACCTGGGGGACGGGTAACTACCTTCTTCTATCAGAGAAACTTATAGATTCACCTTTTGAAGCTCGCTCAGATTATGAATGGCTGCGTGAAGTGGCGGCTAAATTAGGCGTTGAAAAAGCGTTCAGTCAGGGAAGAGACGAGAAAGCGTGGATCGAACATATCTGGGAAGCCTCCCGCAAGGCTTTGCCAGACGAGAATCTGCCGTCGTTCGCCGACCTGCAAATTCAGCGCCGCCACCTGTTCAAAAGCAAACCGTACGTGGCTTTTGAGGACAATATTCGCGATCCGCAAAATCATCCGTTCGCCACGCCATCGGGCAAAATTGAGATTTTCTCAAAGCGGCTTTACGACATGCAGCATCCGGAGATCCCTGCCCTGTCTCACTATGTGCCAGCCCACGAAGGCCCGGAAGATGTTCTCGCCACGAAATATCCTCTCCAGTTGATCACCTGGAAAGGGAAAAACCGCGCGAACTCAACGCAGTACGCCAACCCGTGGTTGCAGGAAGTGCAGACGCAGAAACTATGGATAAACCCGCTAGATGCCGAAAAACGCGGCATAGCCCAGGGCGACAGCGTGCGTATTCATAACGATCGCGGCATCAGCATGGTTCCTGCGGAAGTGACGCAGCGCATTATGCCCGGCGTTGTTGCTATGCAGGCCGGAGCCTGGTGGCAACCGGATGCCAACGGCGTTGACCATGGCGGTTGCGCCAACGTCCTGAGCTCTTCCCGTATCACTGCGCTTGCGAAAGGGAATTCACATCAAACGATGCTGGTTGAGGTAGCGAAAGCATGA